The Mycoplasmopsis equigenitalium genome contains a region encoding:
- a CDS encoding replication-associated recombination protein A — MKNMANALRPSRLDDIIGQKNVVQLLKDTKKNNFLTSYLFFGEPGVGKTSCAIALANEFDISYALFNATVDSKADLIKKLDLHKIVIIDEIHRLNKDKQDILLSYLEQDKNIVFATTTENPYFKVNPALRSRMKILEFKKLSVADIKEGIKKHFTNKVFTFKITDQNLTSLIESSSGDYRNVLNNLQFIEKIYPKKEISLELIKTIVPNINFFSDKDATSHYDNLSAFHKSLRGSDVDAALYYASLILETGDMDGLIRRIVAMSYEDIGLASPNIQIRVDAAVRAIERLGLPEALLPLGFIICELCLAPKSNSAYKGITKALDYVKTGKIYDIPKHLKDAHYNSASKLGYGIEYKYPHDYPYHYVEQTYLPNELKNIKFFEFGSSKNEKNYKEYWDLIKKMVKE; from the coding sequence ATGAAAAATATGGCTAATGCTTTACGACCTAGCAGACTTGATGATATCATCGGTCAAAAGAATGTCGTTCAACTTTTAAAAGACACAAAAAAGAATAACTTCTTAACAAGTTATTTGTTTTTTGGTGAACCAGGCGTTGGTAAAACAAGTTGTGCCATAGCTCTAGCTAATGAATTTGATATATCTTATGCATTATTTAATGCAACAGTGGATTCGAAAGCAGATTTAATTAAAAAACTCGACCTACATAAAATCGTTATCATTGACGAGATCCATCGTCTTAACAAGGATAAACAAGACATTTTACTTTCATATTTAGAACAAGATAAAAACATTGTTTTTGCAACCACCACCGAAAATCCTTATTTTAAAGTAAACCCCGCATTGCGAAGCAGAATGAAAATACTTGAATTCAAAAAATTAAGCGTTGCCGATATTAAAGAGGGGATCAAAAAACATTTTACGAACAAAGTATTTACTTTTAAAATCACCGATCAAAATTTAACCTCTCTAATCGAATCTTCGAGCGGTGATTATCGAAATGTTTTGAATAACTTGCAATTTATTGAAAAAATTTATCCAAAAAAAGAAATTAGCCTAGAACTAATTAAAACAATTGTTCCAAACATTAATTTCTTTTCTGATAAAGATGCAACTTCTCACTACGATAATTTAAGTGCATTTCATAAATCGTTGCGAGGAAGCGATGTTGATGCCGCCCTTTATTACGCATCTTTAATTTTGGAAACTGGTGATATGGATGGATTAATTAGAAGAATTGTCGCAATGTCATATGAAGATATTGGTCTTGCTAGCCCAAATATTCAAATTCGTGTCGATGCCGCGGTTAGGGCAATTGAACGTCTTGGCCTACCTGAAGCATTATTACCGCTTGGTTTTATAATATGCGAATTGTGCTTAGCACCAAAATCAAATAGCGCTTACAAAGGTATTACAAAAGCGCTTGATTATGTTAAAACAGGTAAAATTTATGATATTCCAAAACATTTAAAAGATGCTCACTACAATTCGGCATCTAAACTAGGATATGGTATTGAGTACAAATACCCACATGATTATCCTTATCATTATGTGGAGCAAACTTATCTGCCTAATGAATTAAAAAATATTAAATTTTTTGAATTTGGTAGTTCAAAAAATGAAAAAAATTACAAAGAATATTGAGATCTCATCAAGAAAATGGTAAAGGAGTAG
- the pheS gene encoding phenylalanine--tRNA ligase subunit alpha, giving the protein MELDLNKINNLEDLKNAKNKAYGEGSELWKLQQKIKTASNEDKKQIGKELAQLKNKLDTFFEQAAVHVENLRIKAIMDADKTDLFEPVNSQGTLHPITLVINRLKTWFLQNNYYEANYGEIETDHYNFEQLNIAKDHPARDMQDSLYIDENNLLRTHNTGVSARELEKNKNKSFYNFTIGKVYRNDEDDATHSHQFTQLDFVGVGKISFPDLIQTLSDLLSYVLEQDVKIRLRPSYFPFTEPSVEVDVFYNNRWIEVLGAGMVHPEVMKKAGYTNDMNGFAAGIGIERLTMIKYNITDIREFYSNDLSFLNQFKND; this is encoded by the coding sequence ATGGAATTAGATTTAAATAAAATCAATAACCTCGAAGATTTGAAAAATGCCAAAAACAAAGCATATGGCGAGGGGAGTGAGCTATGAAAATTGCAACAAAAAATCAAAACCGCAAGCAATGAAGATAAAAAACAAATTGGAAAGGAACTTGCGCAACTTAAAAACAAGTTAGACACCTTTTTTGAACAAGCAGCAGTGCATGTTGAAAATCTAAGAATCAAGGCAATTATGGATGCTGATAAAACAGATTTGTTTGAACCAGTTAATTCACAAGGGACCCTACACCCAATAACTTTAGTAATTAATCGCCTTAAAACCTGATTCTTACAAAATAATTACTACGAAGCAAACTACGGCGAAATCGAAACTGACCATTACAATTTTGAACAGCTAAATATCGCTAAAGACCATCCAGCCCGTGATATGCAGGATTCACTATATATTGACGAAAACAATTTGCTGCGTACGCATAATACCGGTGTTAGTGCTCGCGAGCTAGAAAAAAATAAAAATAAGTCATTTTACAACTTCACAATTGGCAAAGTTTATCGAAACGATGAAGATGATGCCACACACTCACACCAATTTACGCAACTTGATTTTGTTGGTGTTGGTAAAATCAGCTTTCCTGATTTAATTCAAACACTTAGTGATTTACTTTCGTATGTTTTAGAACAAGATGTTAAAATTCGCTTAAGACCAAGTTACTTCCCTTTTACTGAACCTAGCGTCGAAGTTGATGTCTTTTACAATAATCGATGAATTGAAGTTCTTGGTGCCGGAATGGTACATCCCGAGGTAATGAAAAAAGCAGGTTATACTAATGATATGAATGGCTTTGCTGCTGGTATTGGAATTGAAAGGCTAACAATGATTAAGTACAACATCACTGATATTCGTGAATTTTATTCAAATGATTTAAGTTTTCTTAATCAATTTAAAAATGATTAA
- a CDS encoding uracil-DNA glycosylase gives MINYIKQELEKDYVKVILNKVDKLRKTTNIFPEKSDVFNALTKTNFDDLKLIIIGQDPYPTKGVADGFAFSSKTILPKSLNNIFTEIKKDFPDFNHETNSLENWAKQGVLLLNTTLTVEEGKPLSHKNFGWDKLTHKIFELVTQNHDNLMICLWGNKAQKFASNIDLSRHVIFRNSHPSPLGYYRNFKDCGIFKKINKTLEKMLKKPINWNL, from the coding sequence ATGATTAATTATATTAAACAAGAGTTAGAAAAAGATTACGTTAAAGTGATCTTAAATAAAGTTGATAAATTGCGAAAAACCACTAACATCTTCCCTGAAAAAAGCGACGTTTTTAACGCTTTAACAAAAACCAATTTTGATGATTTAAAACTTATAATTATTGGTCAAGATCCTTACCCTACAAAAGGAGTAGCAGATGGTTTTGCCTTCAGCAGTAAAACAATTCTACCTAAATCTCTAAATAATATTTTTACTGAAATTAAAAAAGATTTTCCCGACTTTAATCATGAAACTAATAGTCTAGAAAATTGAGCAAAACAAGGTGTGTTATTACTAAATACTACCTTAACCGTTGAAGAAGGAAAACCATTATCACATAAGAATTTTGGATGAGATAAATTGACTCATAAAATATTTGAATTAGTTACTCAAAATCACGATAATTTAATGATATGTTTGTGAGGCAATAAAGCACAAAAATTCGCTAGCAATATTGACCTAAGTAGGCACGTTATCTTTCGCAATTCGCACCCATCGCCATTAGGTTATTATCGTAATTTTAAAGACTGCGGAATTTTCAAAAAAATCAACAAAACTCTTGAAAAAATGTTGAAAAAACCAATAAATTGGAATTTATAA
- a CDS encoding phenylalanine--tRNA ligase subunit beta encodes MKFSVNKLKTLLNHNELTATQIANAINKIGFEVEEIIEPIKIKNLKFGQILEISKNPNADKLNVCKVKFNDKIRIIQTNDSSVQVGKNYLAIVDEGYAGNLIIKPTEIKGILSQGMFCSLEEIGFNKDLIGNYKNRIFTLETDIKNDPIKTLNLDDYFIDVSILANRNDANSYTIMAAELSAYFNYKNNLVSQKISSDLPTEKIIDLANKKDIENLVAIRLSNIPALNIQDELLLLKHDFELKNNTENYFNYLSILFGLPITFVNNDHNFRLEKKNDVLSLVSSKNKIVLGANNLNNIENNSALLVAIPSITDARKNLKSAKISNFNSQITIKKVAPGLINLLISKLKNNINAIDIAKLESEETIIKIDNEKLNRYANFDFVKSEAFKDIKNRLKILGFKFQKNFVVVPQNRYDIKNFEDIIEEIFRFYDYDNFEKIKINKIYTEVKQPNVIKDMMVANSFNEILTFTLRSKEEALFDPFDFKNTISLQTYVSENHKYIRNSQLVSLLEVINYNYKRKAAILNFFEIGSINKNKQSLIFSSNQKSFNEMKQIIKNLIGDFNLEKWSDFNYIHTNVGAKIFKNNELVGWIAKINPKYDPTNSIFVELIKLDFSSKHSFQEYNKDPLAYADFTYELNEGESVKEYLNIFKKIDRDLQIAIIDRFAKNNKINTTFRVFGNKETIAAINEKLNK; translated from the coding sequence ATGAAGTTTTCTGTTAATAAATTAAAAACTTTGTTAAACCATAACGAACTAACAGCAACACAAATTGCAAACGCAATAAATAAGATCGGATTTGAAGTTGAAGAAATTATTGAACCAATTAAAATTAAGAACTTAAAATTTGGACAAATACTTGAAATTTCCAAAAATCCAAACGCCGACAAATTAAATGTTTGCAAAGTAAAATTCAATGACAAAATCAGAATTATTCAAACTAACGATTCTAGTGTTCAAGTGGGAAAAAATTACCTCGCAATTGTGGATGAAGGATATGCTGGAAACTTAATTATCAAACCAACCGAAATCAAAGGAATTTTATCGCAAGGAATGTTTTGTTCACTTGAGGAAATTGGTTTTAATAAAGATTTAATCGGTAACTACAAAAATCGAATTTTTACACTAGAAACGGACATTAAAAACGATCCAATCAAGACTTTAAATTTAGACGACTATTTTATCGACGTTTCAATTTTAGCAAACCGTAATGACGCCAACTCGTACACAATAATGGCAGCGGAGCTTAGTGCGTATTTTAACTACAAAAATAACCTCGTTTCCCAAAAAATATCATCAGATCTACCAACAGAAAAAATTATTGATTTAGCAAATAAAAAGGATATCGAAAACCTTGTAGCTATTAGATTAAGCAATATTCCAGCCTTAAACATTCAAGATGAATTACTTTTATTAAAACACGACTTCGAACTTAAAAACAACACCGAAAATTACTTTAATTACTTATCAATTCTTTTTGGTCTGCCAATCACCTTTGTTAACAACGATCATAACTTTAGGCTTGAAAAAAAGAATGACGTTCTTTCGCTAGTTTCGAGCAAAAACAAAATTGTCTTGGGAGCAAATAATCTAAATAACATTGAAAATAATTCAGCACTTCTTGTTGCAATTCCTTCAATTACAGATGCAAGAAAAAACCTAAAATCAGCAAAAATTTCAAATTTTAATTCGCAGATTACAATTAAAAAGGTTGCACCTGGTCTTATAAATTTACTTATTTCAAAACTTAAAAACAACATCAATGCCATTGATATCGCAAAACTGGAATCTGAAGAAACGATTATTAAAATTGATAATGAAAAACTTAACCGCTATGCTAACTTTGATTTTGTTAAATCTGAGGCTTTTAAAGATATTAAAAATCGCCTAAAAATTCTTGGCTTTAAATTTCAAAAAAACTTTGTTGTGGTTCCTCAAAATCGCTACGATATCAAAAATTTCGAAGATATAATTGAAGAAATTTTTAGATTTTACGATTATGATAATTTTGAAAAAATCAAAATTAACAAAATCTACACCGAAGTAAAACAACCAAATGTAATTAAAGATATGATGGTTGCTAATAGTTTTAACGAAATTTTAACTTTTACACTACGAAGTAAAGAAGAAGCGTTGTTTGATCCTTTCGATTTTAAAAATACCATTTCACTTCAAACATATGTTTCAGAAAATCACAAATACATTCGTAACTCGCAACTCGTTTCATTACTTGAAGTAATAAATTACAACTACAAACGTAAAGCGGCTATTTTAAACTTTTTCGAAATCGGTTCAATTAATAAAAATAAGCAAAGTTTAATTTTCAGCTCAAATCAAAAATCATTTAATGAAATGAAGCAAATTATCAAAAACCTAATCGGAGATTTTAATCTTGAAAAATGAAGTGATTTTAACTACATTCATACCAATGTTGGAGCAAAAATTTTTAAGAACAATGAACTAGTTGGGTGAATTGCAAAAATTAATCCTAAATACGATCCAACAAATTCAATTTTTGTCGAACTAATCAAACTTGACTTTAGCAGCAAACACAGTTTTCAAGAATATAACAAAGATCCTCTTGCTTACGCAGATTTCACCTACGAATTAAATGAAGGTGAATCAGTCAAAGAATATCTTAATATCTTTAAGAAAATTGATCGCGATTTACAAATTGCCATCATTGATCGTTTTGCAAAAAACAACAAAATTAACACAACATTTCGTGTTTTTGGCAATAAAGAAACGATTGCTGCAATTAACGAAAAATTAAATAAATAA
- the argS gene encoding arginine--tRNA ligase — translation MNIHELLTKLLENAMRKIDSTFNIKGCNFMISEPRIPQEQNPEKIEFDLSANLAIIIAKKYNISPSELANKLLHHLQTRPEIIKISVTTPGFINIKFKNNIYLDFITFLSSQNNYGSRQVMPVKINNEFVSVNPTGYLHAGHARNAVVGSVLSNILRYAGYMVTNEYYINDAGNQINILADSAFVRYQNLFKIEAELPEDSYRGQDIIDFAKYLKRTYKDYFLTDFENKKEEFKKLAVDWFMQEAKKDLKKMRITFEVFSSEKSLFERKLVLKSLKTLEKYIYTQDGATFLKTSDFGDDKDRVLVKSDGSYTYFLSDIAYHLDKAKRAKKLINVWGADHSGYIARIKNSLTMNEFDTDNFHVVLIQLVRLIKDGSEFKMSKRSGTSLTIRELLENVSVDALRYNLAARDANTKMDLDLDLATKLDENNPVFILKNTYKKVNEFISNNKSLKIDIEDQYTKPEIDLIIELSNFKNIIKTIAKTYKIQLLPQYLIKICNLANTLLNNQEKQINLNKMYIYKSFKTILETGLKLLDISTR, via the coding sequence ATGAATATCCATGAATTATTAACCAAGTTATTAGAAAATGCAATGCGTAAAATTGATAGCACCTTTAATATCAAAGGCTGCAATTTCATGATTTCTGAACCACGAATACCACAAGAACAAAACCCAGAAAAAATCGAATTTGATTTGTCAGCAAATTTAGCAATAATAATTGCAAAAAAATATAATATAAGCCCAAGTGAATTAGCAAATAAATTACTACACCACTTACAAACTCGGCCAGAAATTATCAAAATTTCTGTTACCACACCCGGGTTTATTAATATTAAATTCAAAAACAACATTTATCTTGACTTCATCACATTTTTATCTAGTCAAAACAATTATGGTTCAAGACAAGTAATGCCAGTAAAAATCAATAACGAATTCGTATCTGTTAACCCCACTGGATACTTACATGCAGGCCATGCAAGAAATGCTGTTGTTGGTAGCGTATTAAGCAACATCTTAAGATATGCTGGTTATATGGTAACAAACGAATACTACATTAATGATGCTGGTAACCAAATTAACATTTTAGCTGATAGCGCTTTTGTAAGATATCAAAATTTATTTAAAATCGAAGCGGAGTTACCCGAAGATTCCTACCGGGGTCAAGATATTATTGACTTTGCCAAATATCTTAAACGTACATACAAAGATTATTTCCTAACCGACTTCGAAAACAAAAAAGAAGAATTTAAGAAACTTGCAGTTGATTGATTTATGCAAGAGGCTAAAAAAGACTTGAAAAAGATGCGAATTACCTTTGAAGTTTTTTCAAGCGAAAAATCGCTATTTGAGCGAAAATTAGTATTAAAAAGTCTTAAGACTTTAGAAAAATATATTTACACCCAAGATGGCGCAACCTTTTTAAAAACATCTGATTTTGGTGATGATAAGGATCGTGTTCTAGTTAAAAGCGATGGTTCTTATACATATTTTTTATCAGACATCGCTTATCACTTAGATAAGGCGAAACGTGCCAAAAAATTAATAAATGTTTGGGGCGCCGATCACTCGGGTTATATCGCACGAATTAAAAATTCATTAACAATGAACGAGTTTGATACCGATAATTTCCACGTTGTTTTAATTCAACTTGTACGTTTAATTAAAGATGGTAGTGAATTTAAAATGTCAAAACGTAGTGGCACAAGTCTAACCATACGTGAACTGCTAGAAAATGTTTCCGTTGATGCTTTAAGATACAACCTTGCTGCTCGTGATGCTAATACAAAAATGGATTTAGATTTGGATTTAGCAACAAAATTAGATGAAAATAATCCAGTATTTATTTTGAAAAATACTTACAAAAAAGTAAATGAATTTATTAGCAACAATAAATCACTAAAAATTGATATAGAAGACCAATACACAAAACCAGAAATTGATTTAATTATTGAATTATCAAACTTTAAAAACATAATCAAAACAATTGCAAAAACCTACAAAATTCAACTTTTACCACAGTATTTAATTAAAATATGTAATTTAGCAAATACGCTACTTAATAACCAAGAAAAGCAAATTAATCTAAATAAAATGTACATTTATAAAAGTTTTAAAACCATACTAGAAACTGGTTTAAAATTGTTAGATATATCAACTCGTTAG
- a CDS encoding S66 family peptidase has translation MEFKIPKKLKPGDTVALISLSSGMAGENKFKHRYEQGKAYIRDVLKLNIFEGRYSLKGIDFVASHPELRAEDLMKALKDDNVKAIFSNIGGFDAYKIWAYIDKEVLENNPKFFVGFSDSTSVHYLFLKHGIQSYYGPSVLATFAENGGMNPYTKKYFEALLFSDAQVDIEASKEWTSEFLDWIVPENNLKPRKYQENPGYTWISKNNPVIEGTILGGCVETLDQLLEQELLPKPTFFKDSIVFLETAETNTKPIIYEKMIKRLAPYISKAKAIVHGRPYGNIYAYEQLQILKEFKLPIVSNFDIGHTDPMVTLPLGGKMIINFETKKIKIKKK, from the coding sequence ATGGAATTTAAAATACCTAAAAAACTTAAACCGGGCGACACTGTTGCCCTAATTTCTCTCTCAAGCGGAATGGCTGGTGAAAATAAGTTTAAGCATCGTTATGAGCAAGGTAAAGCATACATTCGTGATGTTTTAAAACTTAATATTTTTGAAGGTCGTTATTCACTAAAAGGTATTGACTTTGTTGCGAGTCACCCCGAATTACGTGCAGAAGATTTGATGAAGGCTCTTAAAGATGACAATGTTAAAGCTATTTTTAGTAATATTGGTGGATTTGATGCTTACAAAATTTGAGCCTACATCGATAAAGAAGTTTTAGAAAATAATCCTAAATTCTTTGTTGGATTTTCTGATTCAACTTCTGTGCATTACTTATTTTTAAAACATGGTATTCAATCTTATTATGGTCCAAGTGTGTTAGCAACATTTGCCGAAAATGGTGGAATGAACCCATACACAAAAAAATATTTTGAAGCATTGTTATTTAGTGATGCGCAAGTTGATATTGAAGCCTCAAAAGAATGAACTAGTGAATTTCTAGACTGAATAGTTCCTGAAAACAACTTAAAACCACGCAAGTATCAAGAAAACCCTGGTTACACATGAATTTCTAAAAATAATCCAGTAATTGAAGGAACTATTTTAGGCGGTTGTGTTGAAACTCTTGACCAATTACTTGAACAAGAATTACTGCCAAAACCTACTTTTTTTAAAGACTCAATTGTCTTTTTAGAAACTGCAGAAACCAACACAAAACCAATTATTTATGAGAAAATGATCAAGCGTTTGGCACCATATATCTCCAAAGCAAAAGCAATTGTTCATGGTCGTCCATATGGTAATATCTATGCCTACGAACAATTACAAATTCTTAAAGAATTCAAATTACCAATTGTAAGTAATTTTGATATTGGACACACCGACCCAATGGTTACTTTACCACTTGGTGGTAAGATGATAATCAATTTTGAAACCAAAAAAATTAAGATTAAGAAAAAATAA
- the glyA gene encoding serine hydroxymethyltransferase — protein MYKKIKLSDKIIEKAINSELRRQTQNIELIASENYVSEDVLKATGSILTNKYGEGYPKKRYYGGCQNVDVVEQAAIDRLKELFGVKFANVQSYSGSVANAAALAALMPKGGKILGLSLASGGHLTHGYKISFSGIFYDAYTYEVDENGFLDYEAIKKIALEVKPNVIICGYSAYSRTIDFKKFREIADACGAKLMADIAHIAGLIAAGCHPSPVGYADVITSTTHKTLRGTRGAVIMTNDSELAKKIDRWVFPGYQGGPLFHAIAGKAVAFKEALNPGFKEYAKQIILNSRAFARKFTELGVKVITGGTDNHLFIIDVVKSYNLTGKEAEKWLDRIKITANKNTIPFDPLSPTVTSGLRFGTAAMTSRDFKEKDFEELALIIDSCLRDQSDHNFRILKEKVKAMTEAHPIKKQYFE, from the coding sequence ATGTATAAAAAAATCAAATTAAGCGACAAAATCATTGAAAAAGCAATAAATAGTGAATTGCGTAGACAAACACAAAATATTGAATTAATTGCCTCGGAAAACTATGTTAGCGAAGATGTTTTAAAGGCAACGGGATCAATTTTAACTAATAAATATGGAGAAGGATATCCTAAAAAAAGATATTATGGTGGATGTCAAAATGTTGATGTTGTTGAACAAGCAGCAATTGATCGTTTAAAGGAGCTTTTTGGTGTTAAATTTGCAAATGTACAATCTTATTCTGGTTCAGTAGCAAACGCTGCTGCGCTTGCTGCATTAATGCCAAAAGGAGGCAAAATTCTTGGTTTAAGTTTAGCGTCTGGTGGGCACTTAACACATGGTTATAAAATTTCATTTAGTGGTATTTTTTACGATGCTTACACATATGAAGTAGACGAGAATGGTTTTTTAGATTATGAAGCAATTAAAAAAATCGCATTAGAAGTTAAACCAAATGTGATTATTTGTGGCTATAGTGCATATTCAAGAACAATTGATTTTAAGAAATTTAGAGAAATTGCTGATGCGTGTGGGGCAAAATTAATGGCCGATATTGCCCACATTGCAGGTTTAATAGCAGCAGGCTGTCACCCTAGTCCAGTTGGTTATGCTGACGTTATAACTTCAACAACCCATAAAACTTTAAGGGGAACTAGAGGAGCAGTTATTATGACTAACGACTCAGAACTAGCAAAAAAAATTGACCGCTGAGTTTTCCCCGGATATCAAGGTGGCCCATTATTTCATGCGATTGCGGGCAAAGCGGTAGCATTTAAGGAAGCATTAAATCCAGGTTTTAAAGAGTATGCCAAACAAATTATTTTAAATTCACGAGCTTTTGCTAGAAAATTCACTGAATTAGGAGTTAAAGTAATTACTGGTGGTACTGATAATCATCTATTTATTATTGATGTTGTGAAGTCATATAACTTAACTGGTAAAGAAGCGGAAAAATGACTTGATCGAATTAAAATTACTGCTAATAAAAACACAATCCCCTTTGATCCGCTTTCACCAACTGTTACAAGTGGTTTAAGATTCGGAACGGCGGCTATGACTTCGCGTGACTTTAAAGAAAAAGATTTTGAAGAATTGGCCTTGATTATCGACTCGTGTCTTCGTGATCAATCGGATCACAACTTCCGAATTTTAAAAGAAAAAGTTAAAGCGATGACAGAGGCTCATCCAATTAAAAAACAATATTTTGAATAA
- the asnS gene encoding asparagine--tRNA ligase has product MIIEFFKNPQLYDHKEIEICGWVETVRGNKKIAFIELNDGSTIKNLQLVIKSSDADFDKVEKLFIGSAIRVSGTIKHTPSAAQALELSVKKLELLAVSENDYPIQKQQMNLDTLREVPHVRHRTKYLRAVMLIRSKLAQNIHGYFAEKGFFNVHSPIITSNDGEGAGETFNVTSDKEKNFFGNNKATLGVTGQLHAESYAIGFNKVYTFAPTFRAENSNTKKHLAEFWMIEPEVAFCDLRGIITLADDLLKNVINKTIKELPFEFEFLNQRSNNTLFEKLNKFLDFGLKTLEYKDAIEILVKHKKEFENQDIKFGTDLATEHERFLCEKWAKAPVAIIDYPKDIKAFYMYQNDDKKTVAAFDLLVPGIGELVGGSQREIRYDKLLKRIKEVGISQKEIQWYLDLRRFGDAGSSGFGIGFERLVMYCTDTENIRDSIPYPRTVNNLRM; this is encoded by the coding sequence ATGATAATAGAATTTTTCAAAAATCCACAACTCTACGATCATAAGGAAATTGAGATTTGTGGCTGAGTAGAAACAGTAAGAGGAAATAAAAAGATAGCATTTATTGAACTTAATGATGGCAGTACAATTAAAAATTTACAACTTGTAATTAAGAGTTCAGATGCTGATTTTGACAAGGTAGAAAAGCTTTTTATTGGAAGTGCAATTCGTGTTTCTGGAACTATTAAACACACACCAAGCGCAGCACAAGCACTTGAGTTAAGTGTTAAAAAACTAGAACTCTTAGCTGTTTCGGAAAATGACTATCCAATTCAAAAACAACAAATGAATTTAGATACATTGCGTGAAGTACCTCACGTTCGTCACCGAACAAAATACTTGCGCGCTGTAATGTTAATTCGTTCAAAACTAGCCCAAAATATCCACGGTTACTTTGCAGAAAAAGGATTTTTTAATGTTCATTCACCAATCATTACATCAAACGATGGCGAGGGCGCGGGCGAAACCTTTAATGTTACAAGTGACAAAGAAAAAAACTTTTTCGGTAACAATAAAGCAACACTAGGAGTGACAGGTCAGTTGCACGCTGAATCATATGCAATTGGTTTTAACAAAGTTTATACATTTGCACCAACATTCCGTGCAGAAAATTCAAACACTAAAAAACACCTTGCTGAATTTTGAATGATTGAACCCGAAGTTGCCTTTTGTGACCTTCGTGGCATCATTACTTTAGCTGATGATTTATTAAAAAACGTTATCAATAAAACAATTAAAGAATTACCATTTGAATTTGAGTTTTTAAATCAAAGAAGTAATAACACTTTATTTGAAAAACTCAACAAATTTCTTGATTTTGGCTTGAAAACTCTTGAATATAAAGATGCCATTGAAATCCTTGTGAAACACAAAAAAGAATTCGAAAATCAAGATATCAAATTTGGTACAGACTTAGCGACCGAGCACGAACGCTTTTTATGTGAAAAATGAGCTAAAGCCCCTGTTGCAATCATTGATTACCCAAAAGATATCAAAGCATTTTATATGTACCAAAACGATGATAAAAAAACAGTGGCCGCATTTGATTTACTGGTTCCCGGAATTGGCGAACTTGTCGGTGGAAGCCAGCGGGAAATTAGGTATGACAAACTTCTTAAACGAATCAAAGAAGTGGGAATTTCGCAAAAAGAAATTCAATGATATCTAGATTTAAGAAGATTTGGCGATGCTGGATCAAGTGGATTTGGAATTGGGTTTGAACGTTTAGTAATGTATTGTACTGACACTGAAAATATTCGCGACTCAATCCCTTATCCTCGTACAGTAAATAATTTAAGAATGTAG